Proteins co-encoded in one Streptomyces sp. NBC_01283 genomic window:
- a CDS encoding alpha/beta fold hydrolase, which produces MKELITTDGARLAYQDTGGAGVPLVMLHGWGQTQAMFRHQVEGLAPGRRVVTVDLRGHGKSGKPRHGYRIARLSRDVLELVDHLGLARFDALGWSMGVSVWWSFIDQYGTGRIRRFVAVDQPAAVAAVPWMTEREQRDSGAIFDVSGLLYLGAALAGEEGDTVRADFVRGMFSGEPDPEVLAFVHEEIRSTPAYAGVPLLFDHCAQDWRDVLPRIDVPTLVIGCEGSHVHPDSQRFVAERIPGARLHVFTSDVASSHFPFLENPPAFNAVLEKFLAEETANGV; this is translated from the coding sequence ATGAAGGAACTGATCACGACGGACGGCGCACGGCTCGCGTACCAGGACACCGGCGGCGCGGGCGTCCCGCTGGTGATGCTGCACGGCTGGGGGCAGACGCAGGCGATGTTCCGCCACCAGGTCGAGGGGCTGGCGCCCGGCCGCCGCGTCGTCACCGTCGACCTCCGCGGCCATGGGAAGTCCGGCAAGCCGCGTCACGGCTACCGCATCGCCCGGCTCTCCCGGGACGTGCTCGAACTCGTCGACCATCTCGGGCTGGCCCGTTTCGATGCATTGGGCTGGTCCATGGGCGTCTCGGTGTGGTGGAGCTTCATCGACCAGTACGGGACCGGACGGATACGGCGCTTCGTCGCCGTCGACCAGCCCGCGGCGGTCGCCGCCGTGCCCTGGATGACCGAGCGGGAACAGCGGGACTCCGGCGCCATCTTCGATGTATCGGGGCTGTTGTACCTGGGCGCGGCCCTCGCGGGTGAAGAGGGCGACACGGTCCGCGCCGACTTCGTGCGCGGCATGTTCTCCGGCGAGCCCGACCCCGAGGTGCTCGCCTTCGTCCACGAGGAGATCCGGTCGACACCCGCCTACGCGGGCGTACCGCTGCTGTTCGACCACTGCGCGCAGGACTGGCGCGACGTGCTTCCCCGGATCGATGTGCCGACCCTGGTGATCGGCTGCGAGGGAAGCCATGTGCACCCCGATTCCCAGCGCTTCGTCGCCGAGCGGATTCCCGGCGCACGCCTGCACGTCTTCACCTCCGACGTGGCGAGCTCGCACTTCCCCTTCCTGGAGAACCCGCCGGCCTTCAATGCCGTGCTGGAGAAGTTCCTGGCCGAGGAGACGGCGAACGGGGTGTGA
- a CDS encoding helix-turn-helix domain-containing protein, with protein MSRVPERTPRQAPDPASPSPRSGWLVQMLSEMPETNDRNHVYLGVHVRGPVTVVHGRAETLLEPNDLVFCDPARQHLLRFGEDCRMIFFRVPRCYLGVTEPELNQVLGVPVRGGEGIGALASDFLTALAAKAEFRRSTIGDRRARTAVHLLSVLVMELLEADTTDEAEDASGAVNEMLSRIHGYIEEHLMDPDLSPESIARAHHISVRYLQKLFQNDGSTVSHWVRRRRLEFCRLELGRSNRRITMSAVAHRWGFSSPSHFSRTFRGAYGMSPSEWQALATSAFTTTTAGAQDERSR; from the coding sequence ATGTCTCGTGTGCCCGAACGGACGCCCCGACAAGCGCCCGATCCGGCCTCGCCCTCCCCCCGCTCGGGGTGGCTGGTCCAGATGCTCTCCGAGATGCCGGAGACGAACGACCGGAACCATGTCTACCTCGGCGTCCATGTCCGCGGGCCCGTCACTGTCGTCCACGGGCGTGCCGAGACCCTGCTGGAGCCGAACGACCTGGTCTTCTGCGACCCGGCCCGACAGCACCTGCTGCGGTTCGGCGAGGACTGCCGGATGATCTTCTTCCGGGTGCCCCGCTGCTATCTGGGCGTCACGGAGCCGGAACTGAACCAGGTGCTCGGCGTACCCGTACGCGGCGGGGAGGGGATCGGGGCGCTGGCGTCCGACTTCCTGACCGCGCTCGCCGCCAAGGCCGAGTTCCGCCGGTCCACGATCGGGGACCGGCGTGCCCGGACGGCCGTACACCTCCTCTCCGTCCTGGTGATGGAGCTCCTCGAAGCGGATACGACGGACGAGGCCGAGGACGCGTCCGGGGCCGTCAACGAGATGCTGTCCCGTATCCACGGCTACATCGAAGAACATCTGATGGACCCGGACCTCTCACCGGAGTCGATCGCACGCGCCCACCACATCTCCGTCCGGTACCTGCAGAAACTCTTCCAGAACGACGGCAGCACGGTGAGCCACTGGGTGCGGCGGCGCAGGCTCGAGTTCTGCCGGCTCGAACTGGGCCGCTCCAACCGGAGGATCACCATGTCGGCGGTGGCACACCGCTGGGGCTTCAGCAGCCCCTCGCACTTCAGCCGCACGTTCCGCGGGGCTTACGGCATGAGTCCCAGCGAATGGCAGGCGCTGGCGACCTCGGCCTTCACGACGACGACTGCCGGCGCCCAGGACGAGCGAAGCCGCTGA